ATTCTTAAATtctctaaaatacccctatcttttagttaaataatctTGAATTATAAAACACAAACTAGttaaaagagaaatttattgtttctaacttttaagctttttcctttatcttttcCATTCAGCCTAAAACTTAGAACACTACGTCTATCTcattttaaacattattccacgttaccttatctctttcttttaaaaaaaaaaacaaatacacagttatttatatatcacttttaaacattataacactaaatcaaaaataaataaataaaaaagagtattaTTGCATGGACAAAGTGTGTGTAATAAGTCTAGTTGTGTAAATAAGCCAATTGGGGCAGAGTGGGTGATAATTCATTGATGCCCACACCATCTGCAAGTGGTAATACTTTGGGCAAGTTTAATAAACTATAATAAACATCGAAATGTAGTAGTTATTCTTAAGGAATAGTTATCATGTTGTTTGGTTGTAGATTTGTTATGGGGGAGGGAAAAGACAGACAAGCCATGTtccatataaattttgaaaaacacaaTCAGAatgaaattttggaattttgacCCTCCTAGGACAAAGTTAGCAAGCAGACACTGGAACCAAGGGAAACCAACTGTGACCATGTAATTACCAACTTGCTCTGCCTGGCAGACTTAAACTTACAACTGAGAAGAAATTTAGCAGATTGATGCAAATATTCGTTCTGCTAGATAAAAAAGCTACTTTAACAAAAGTATGTCTCAGGTCTTTGCTGTCATATATGTATTTGAAGTCCAAATAGAGAGCACATAAAAGACCCAGATGAAAACTTGAAACTGCATTGAACATCATGTGCAGAATGATAAGCATTAACTTCAGTCTCCAAATAGCATTGTGGATGACAGGATGAGACACTGAGTGCATCTTCCTtctttaaaatccaaaatttcttATGCTATGAGTGAAAACTTGGCTAAAACCTGTCAGTTCAGAGAAGGGAggaaaatcaaaggaaaaacaaaaaagaagagggAGAATGAATGAACAAACAAATGAATGAATAGAAACATCATACATTCAAAAATGCATGGAAGGCATATTTAAAGAATAATAAcataagaaaatcaaacaaagcaccgtaaaatatcattttatttcctTTACTAATAAATGGATAAACAAACCATGAATTATGATGCAGTATATATTACGCAGTGAATACAGTAATTCAGAAGAAGGTTTGAGAAACTCATGCAAGTAACCTTATGCTTTGGTGCTGAACAGTAGCATGTCTCAAACGTCAGACGACATGCAAAGTAAAGTCAATAGAATaatcaatttcataaataaatatgctTCACAAAGATATCATGAAGACATTTATACGATAACATAAAACTGACATGGAAGATGAACAAATTCAACTAAAGCCATGCATAATTTTGAATGAAGTACAACCAAATGGAATTAGCACCTCTCCTTTGATgttgaaaaaattttatgtcATTAAGCTATCACGGAGAAAAACGCAGAAACAGGGCCTTATACATACTAGGAACAAGGCCCTGATGACCTAAATTAGAATCCCATATAAATTAGACCTTGTCATTCTGCCATAATATGTCACATTTTTATATTATGTCGGTCATATATGCATTTTCTTGAATCCAATTAAGACCAAACCttgaataaacaaataaattagagTAGACCTCAAAATAAGTACGAGCATTTGGTTGAATTGGAAAACTCAGCAAAGTAGGCTAGGCACTTGAGATCTAGCCTGGTCCACCAATTCATTCAAAACCAGGTAGATTACCTAGTTATGGGCTGCAGACAGGTGAATCACCTAGACCATCAGGCAAACCCCAAGTTAATCTCTAAATCTGTGTGTTCTCAAAACAGGTTTCTTGTTCCTTGATAAGTTCCAAATGGTTTTGTTGGTAAAATAGGATTTTGGGTCAAATGCAAAACATCCTCTAAATCgtctaatttgaaattagaatcccCTGAACTTTGAGAATTACCAAAATTGATCATTCTATCTAAATTTtcatctgtgtgtgtgtgtgtgtgtgttctgaACTGTTTATAGCCTCCCACTCCTACCTCTATAGACAACATCCTAAAGAAGGCTGCAACGACCAATCACTTGTAAGCCATAGAAAATTTCAGGAAACCACCAGTCAGGCTTTGATTCTGACATTATACTGTGCCTACATATTAAGGTAACTGGTCTTGTGCCTTAATTGCATGAAAATTAGGTAACTCAGAATCCTTGCCTATTTCCTTTGTGACCaatggttttccttttatagccACATCCTAATGCTAAACTCAATGCCATCAGAGTTGGAAAATGTTAGGGCAATTTAGCAATACTTCTAAATCCCCAATCCCCCACCCCCGCTTCTCTCTCTCCCGCCCTCATGGCCACCGTCACCAAATACTTCTTTACTCAACATATCTATCACTATATAAGCAAATATTTGGCTCTTTAAAGCCTGGAGTTGGTTATACCCTAGGTGACTTATCCATAATCACCAAGGATACTCTGGCTTTCTAGAAATAATATTTTGCTTTACACTTTACCCTAAACATTGATAGATCTATGTCTGCAGGTGTTTCCCGTGGAGATAGTTGGCTTTCATCAGCCAGCACAGACTTCTTTGTTACAGTGTCAAAAATCCCATAGATCTGATCATGTACATAATTTACTCTTGAGGCTTCAACCTTATCAAACACCACTCCATTTATTAAGTATGCAAATCCCAGCAAATCACTAGCTAATACAACAAAACATTAAGAAAGAACAGATGGAGTGAACCCCTTAGCCTGATATCCTACAACTGATTAATGATAAATTATTTCCTCAAAAAACTAACAGAAGTATGTAAATATCTAGTTAACTCCAATAATCATAAATACCAATGACATGGCTAATCAGCTACATGACTCTTATGCACCATTCTTTGCCAGCACAAACAATAGTAATTAGACAAAAATCACAATTCCAATGGACATCAAATCACAATTACACTAGCATCCAGCTGGCATTAGATTGTCTAATGCTACTTCAATTTCCAAAGGCAAAGACCATACGGTGAATATTCCCTTCCTTTCATCAATCACTTTCACATACGCTACTCGTACATTTGGAGCAAAATCATCCATTGTGCTTGGAACtacaaatgcatttttttttatagatacaaTTCATATGAATACGATAGAATTTTCAACCTAAGGCATCCCCTCCATGATGAttgacaccaattggtttttggtataggtgaGGTTTGAACACTATATCTATATGTATTGCTCGAcgacagattttatcaattagGTTAACTAGAACCCACTGGAATTGCAAATACATGTGAATACTACAAAAAGATTAAAAGCCCTATGACAACCATCACATCAACACACACCCCAACCATATAACCCCATTGGCACATGCACCATAGCCACccaatcatcaacatcatccCAACAAACACCAAATGGTATTAACTGCTGTCAGCAAAAATCAGCAGAATCACCCAAAACCCTATCTCTTCATTGCATCCATTTCCAGTACTGCCACACTACTCTGTTCCACCAAACCCAACATTACTTTACCAAAATATCTGATCGATACTGATAACACAGTATAAAGCCTATTTTTCATTATCATTGCAGCTTCCGAAAAACAAACATAGGTAGCTTTATCAAGTTACAAAAAGTGAAAACAGCAAGCAGGTTCTCATTTCTAACACCCAAAACAACATCATCACTAAACTaaaccaaccaaacacaaaaccaaGAAAATCCCAAAACAGCTTATACAAtaagaaacacaagaaaagaaaatgaaaagggaTTTTCTCATATAAACCTTGGAGAACCAGCATTGATATTCCGATGAAGAATCCGAGCCCCGCCCGAATCGCCACCATCAATCAACTCTCTTAGCCCCAAGTTCCCAACcttctcttccttctcctcctctttttctttctctttctcttcctcaaCACCACGCGACTTAACCAACAACCTCTCGAAGTAATTCCCATATATATACTCAGGCGTGTACCCATTTTCTTCATCGAAAAGCATTATATGCCCATGCCACTCCCATACCCGGTAATCCGAACCCGTTTCCTCGTGAAACCCGACACAAATGTGGTGCTCACCGATAGTCACGGCCTGACCCGAGTTGGGTTTCAGAGAATCGGTCTTTCCACTAAGGATGACCCGGACGATTTCCTTTTCGAGCTTGGATTCTTCTTTGGCGAGCTGGGTTTTGCTACTGCCATTCTCACCATCGTCTTCGTCGTCATCGTTGTCGTCGGAGAAATTGGCGGCTTCGAAGAGGAGGTCTTCGAGGGACTGAGAGTGGAAAGGGTTGGCGGTGGTTGTGGCGGTTGGAGGGCGGATTTGGAGGCGACCCATGAGAGTTTGGAGGAGGAGATTGTCGAAGTTGGTGGTGTTGGTGAATGACCCCATGGTGTTTGATATTTGGTCTctgagaaaaaagagagtgatTGATTCTTCTTCCAAAGGGTTTTAGACTTTAGGAGGAAGAGTGTTGAGGGGAGAATGGACCCGTGGGTGGGAGAATGGAGGGTTtatgattaatatttttagatttttgacAGGTTTGGAGATCTATTGGAGACACGTGTAAGCAAAGGATAGATATGAAAAATGGTTGCTGAGTAAGCGTTGGAATTTTGCTATAGCATCTTTTTTTAtccaagtttttcataaaaaagtttctaattttctttttcataaaaagaaaaaaaatctatgtttttttttgaaaggattttttttttaaataacggTGAAGTCTATGATAATAATATTTCCAAGCAAATTGAATTAGAATGTTTCATAAAAACAACCAGCACAAATTCTTACTTCACAAAAAACCTAAACCAAGCTGTGTATAATAAACATCTGAACTCAAAGTGACTCTCTCCATCCACATTATTATCaagattttaaattattaagatTTTTAAGATTCATATGAAGGATATCATTTCATATGTGAAAGTATGAATTTGTgctggttttttctttttattctaatTCAATTTGTGAAAGTGTATCAGGTTTATTAGTACCAGGCATATGGTaatctttttaaaaatgaatctaAATTATTCTTTCGATAAAGTGAAATTATTCAAGCTTTCACtattcataacaaaaaaaaactattacatatatttattgtttaattgGCAGCATTAGGAATTATTGAAAACTTTAACTGTTTATGAATATTTAATATTCATCTTCTAACTTATTATACACTCACTTTTGAGGGCTATATAAGGATGCTCCTTGGATGTATCATgcatcacccaaaaaaaaaaattattgttgaggtccaaaatatcacaatattgtATCAAATTCCAAAACAATACAAAGGATTGAAATCTAGGAACCATTTGGGCTTTCAATGAAAAGGAAAGGCTCAAATCCATTAAAAGTCAATAGGAAGGGACCTAAGCCCATGAATGGGCAAATTTTGGACCTCATGAAACAAGGGAAAGAAGAAGTCTAGCCCAACCCTCAAGAGAGAAAATCACTGAGGAGCCTAGGGAGAAGGTTGAACCAAGATACTTGGAGATTTCCAAAGACTGGGATCCTTGGGATATGCAGCATAGCCAGGTTAGGACTGAGACAACTCAAAGGGGCATGcccaaaaacacaaagaacGAGGTTAGATATGTCCCATTAGCCACCCAATAATGCAGAAAAAGAACAGAAAACTTGGGAACTAACAACTCATGAATAAGGGTCTGGTACCTTAGGGAACCTAAGAAGATGGACTATAAAGGAAGGTGGCTGGGGATCTTTCAGCCTGATAGAAATGAATCAGCCCAattaggaaaaatgacaaaaaggaaAGCAACCAAAAGGTGTGCCACAAATGTTGCTGACACAACATTGGTTCTGGTACCCAAGGCAGTAAATAAAGGGAATTAGTAGTACCCCAGAAACTCTAAGATGACACTATAAAAGAAAGGGCAACTAACAGTGCAATTTCATTCAATAACAGTGAATCGGAGGGAAaagatccttaagaaaattCTGTTAGAATTcaaaaggagaaaagagagggaaaacaCTGCCCGAGATCCTGAAATAGCCACTAGAGAATACACTTGGAttcaaagaaattcaaatttcgCAAGTCTTAAAGGCTTGAGGAGTTATCTAAGTTtatgatttttgaacttatttgttCCTTGTAACATATCCTAGTGAGCGTGATGTATtaaaaacttaagaaaataatgaaacatTTCATATCATCCTAAGGATCCctaacaatttattttacttttttctcatatgTCATTCTTTGTTGTTCCTTGCTGTTCAATGCGTATATGTTTTCTGTATGTTAGTATGTATGTGTTATAGAATCCGCGCTTTGTACACAACTTAGTTCAAAATCAGCCCAACTTAGCTGCGGTGATCCAAACCCAGTCCCTTAAACATAAAGCATTAGGCCGAAGATCCTTGTTTTCtacttgggcctgtgtgctgtttttacccacaaaaaaaaaaacaaaaaaaaaaaaaaaaacccacacaattataaatacataaaacaaAACTTATGATCACACTTGTACTCAAAATCATCATCTTGTaagctttcaaaatttttatttcttaaccCTTTTGTAATATAAGTTTCCAAAGAATTATTTGGTACTGCTATTCTATTTTGTAGCATACTTGTTTCATTATTCTTATTTCTTTGTTATCTTGACTCTATAGAAATTTTTCATGAAACATAATGGATTGTAATATGATGTGTTTTCCTAAAGGGACATGAAGTTGAGTTCAACTTGAGTCTACAAATTACAGGAAATCCCTTTTGAAAGTATCTTTCAATGCAtcacaaaattgaaattttggtatttctctttaaaaaaatgagaatgaTAAATAATGAATGATGGTTAATggttgtgagagtgctttttctttagcacacaggcccaaggatcctgggcgaAATGATTAtagtttggtggactgggctttgGTTCACTGCAGCTAAAGGGCTGTTTAAGAACCAAGTGGTGTACAGGGCATACTTTctacaatacacataaactagcaaacgaggatatttgtattgagcaacaatcaaaacaacaaaagtAATGCAAAGCAATCAATAAATGTACAAAGTAATGGTTAGGGATcctcaaattaataagaaatacttCATTAAAGTTTCTTTATTATGATTACACTATACTCattaagacgtgatacaaggttcaagtaagctcaaaaattacagacttagatggctaTTCAAACCTCTAAAACTTGCAAAGTAtatgctatagtggctgtttctagGATACCGGCAGATGGTTTTACTAATTTCTCTGAGTTTTTCTCGACAGAGCTTTCTCAAATGATTCTTGTTCTCATTCCTGTTGCCTTCTTCACGATCcttcccccctttttatagtgttattTTTAGGGTCCCGGGAAACTATTGATTATCCTGTTTTGTCCCCTGGGTACTAGAGCCCGTTTTGTGTCCATCACCCAGAAGGTTGGGTTTTCCctgtttctcatttttttttcttccttttggtGCTGTTTCCTCAAAAGCCCATGGCTGACTATCTATTTCGGAGTGCACTGGTTCCTGATGTCACGTTCCTCATGGTTCAGCTTTTGATCGtccttcctctttatcttttttctcaaatgggcGGAATCCCACTCTACCGGTTCGAAAGTCCTTTGCTGCTACTCCTCTTTTTATAGCCCTTCATTCTGATTCCCCGAGGTACCGTCCACTTGCGCTGTGAGAGGTCACTCCaggctttcttcttttttctttgttggatcTCTGGTACCTGAGAATGACGTATCTATCCTctgtttcttgtgttcttttgaCTTTTCCTTTGAGCTATCTTAATCCTCTCTTGGCTATGCTACATGCCTCGGGGATCCCAAGCCTTTTGGCATCCTCTGGAGATCTCGACTCAACTTTCTTTTTACGCTGGTAATTTTTCAATCTTCTGATctgggcttcttttctttttcttctttattttctcataGGCTTTCGAgcttgtcttttttctttatgttttttgggcttcaagccttttgggcttaccacctcttttcatttttttatggcCCCTTGTGTTCATTTCTTTGGGCTTGGGTGTTGTGattttttggacctcaacaatggttatctctattttttttttaatgaaaaatggcaaaaagttttttgccttttctttctgtctttttttgcaaataatctaacttttattttttttatttttttaaccaagctagcttttagctttttgttatagatttaacataaaaattatatatatatatatatatatatatatatatatatatctatctatctatagcTAAGACTATGCAAATAAACTACTAGAAATTGTGGGGCACTCAAACTATTGTCccaataattaatgttttgggGATTGAAATTTTGTGAAAGTATACAAGGTACATTTGGATCATCTCCCCGAGCAGATATTGAGAGTATTTAGAGAATTTGGCATTTTAATTGTGATCATATTTATGAGCATAAATTGCAAAATTCGAGCATATTACCATTCTATTCTTGTCAaacaattttttctctaaaattttggAGGTTGTAAGGGAGGAATTTGAACAtagaaaattagtaattttaggaatttgagatttatttttgataaaacatTCCGTTGTTGTActcttttttccccctaataATTCGATAGTACAATAAGGGAAAAAGGATTTAAACATTAATTCTTCTAATAAAAGTGCCGGTTACAAAACGCTTGAACAAATCCTCTATGCAAGAGGTAATCAACCCAATAGTTACATTTTTCATTGCCGTATCAGTTATAACAAATGAATTTTAGACCCTTTGTATTACCTGTTCTTTGAGGAGAATCAAGGTTTGAATACCTTTATAGAGAGACTCCCTCTAATGTCTACCAAACATACTTCATACGAGGTTGGAGAACCAAGGTCTGAATACTGatttattcattttacaaaCCATTGCACCAGTTGTTTAACAaaacacatttatttttttataataaaaaaacttgtgACAAATCGACTGCATGCTTGAATAATGCCAAGCATCTTACAGAAAACGGTGACAAATTGGGGACCCTAAAAAAGAATCATCACAAGCATCAATATATTCTCTAGCCAGACTAATTTTCCCTGCTCCTTTCAGATATTCATTACAACAAAATTCGTTCCGTacttatcatcatcatcatcatcatgaaAAAACAATCCATTTAAAGGTTGTAGTATTAGCACACATTCCTGAAACCAATGTAAGCAGAGCAGCTACATACAGAGGTTTCTTGTAACAAAGTAAAATCTTATATAACAGCAACTTCATTATAAGTAGGAGAATCACACCCCAAGATGTATGCTTGTACAAACAGCTACCGCCTCAGGCTCTCCACTATGTAGTCTGCATAGAGGTTCCTtcacaaagaaagaagataaaTGTAATCAGATGATAAGCATAATAATACATGCACATATTGGTACTAAAAAggaattagaaagaaaaaacaatttaagaTATTCAAGATCAACACCAAAAAGTAATTGTAAAAGCCTGGAACCTGTGTTGTCCAGGGATGGAAGTAGTGCAAAGAAAGCATAAGAAATAgatttacaaatatattttacaaattagATCACTTGCCCAAAACTCAAACCAGAATTGGGAATATCTTCTAGATCAAAAATATTGAAGCATTTTCTtcccttttgtgtgtgtgtgtattcatGTGTAAGAGACACTAATTAAAGAGGAATATCGCTTACATGGAGTACTGGATTGCTTCATAGGCAGCAGAAGCAGGCAGAAAGTCATTAACTGCAACTTCCttgttctcatttttcttgtctGATTATCGTATTCAGGATCAGTAACATGTCATCCATAGGATTTACACAAAGAAAGGACGATTTACACAAAGAAAGGACAATATACAGCATTGGATTATGTTTGCAGATGTTCACAACTATTGTATGCTAAAAAACTTACAGTCTTCAAAGAAGCGGCGTATCTCAGCCAAACGATGTGGTGGGAGATCCTTGATATCATTGATGTCTCGGTACTCAGGATCATCGGCACAAACAGCAATTATCTTGTCATCTTTCTCACCctgtaaaaaatcaaaattaacacttgttttttttaagataaagaCTTTCTTTTGGGTCTCATATTATTTACCTGATCAATCATAGGCATGAGGCCTATAGCTCTAGCCCGAAGAAAGCATCCAGGAAGAACTGGCTCCTGTCAATATTTGTAAAGCCAAGATATATCAGGCAGGTTTACAACTCTCTACAATTAAACCATTGTTTTGAAGGCCATTTGTGGGGTTCAGTTCATCGGTCATGTTCAATGCTATATACACATGTACAAACATATATGAACATGACTGTATGTATGTAGATACATGAGACTGTTAAAGTAGACAGGTCTACAAAATCTAATCAATGTAAGTTCAAGTCAAGTTTGAATGCCTTGAACAAACAAGGCAATTAGATGACATTAAGTGCTTTCAAGCATACATGTATAATTCCCAAAAACACATGCATGCAAGGATAAAAAGgagtgaaattttgaaatttgcaaAGAGATATGCATACCTGCATAATAACCAAGACATCCATGGGGTCATTGTCCTCACAAAGAGTACGAGGAATGAAACCATAGTTATGGGGATACACAACAGATGAGTAGAGCACACGATCAACCTGTAAATATATGTACCATTTAGAAATCCACTAACACATATGAGGAGACCAAGGAAAGAGACTTAACTCGCATCATTACCTTAATCAATCCAGTTTTCTTGTCAAGTTCATATTTCACCTTGCTTCCTTTCGATATTTCAACTACCTGCATAAATTAGCCATCAACCCATAAAAGATTCTAGTCAAAATGCTGAATGTATAACAATTTTTCACTAAATATCATGTAAAATATTCCCTTATTCTTCTGAAATGTAATAACAAT
The sequence above is drawn from the Quercus robur chromosome 7, dhQueRobu3.1, whole genome shotgun sequence genome and encodes:
- the LOC126691666 gene encoding uncharacterized protein LOC126691666 — encoded protein: MGSFTNTTNFDNLLLQTLMGRLQIRPPTATTTANPFHSQSLEDLLFEAANFSDDNDDDEDDGENGSSKTQLAKEESKLEKEIVRVILSGKTDSLKPNSGQAVTIGEHHICVGFHEETGSDYRVWEWHGHIMLFDEENGYTPEYIYGNYFERLLVKSRGVEEEKEKEKEEEKEEKVGNLGLRELIDGGDSGGARILHRNINAGSPRF
- the LOC126691667 gene encoding soluble inorganic pyrophosphatase 1-like, whose product is MVPPIETPNKNHDAHYAPHAPLNERILSSMTRRSVAAHPWHDLEIGPGAPTVFNAVVEISKGSKVKYELDKKTGLIKVDRVLYSSVVYPHNYGFIPRTLCEDNDPMDVLVIMQEPVLPGCFLRARAIGLMPMIDQGEKDDKIIAVCADDPEYRDINDIKDLPPHRLAEIRRFFEDYKKNENKEVAVNDFLPASAAYEAIQYSMNLYADYIVESLRR